Proteins encoded within one genomic window of Synechococcus sp. PCC 7335:
- a CDS encoding DnaJ C-terminal domain-containing protein, whose protein sequence is MQNFRDYYQILGVAPDASAEEIKRAYRRLARQYHPDVNPGDKAAEEKFKLLGEAYGVLYDADKRQQYEQYSQYWNKKGAKGWGSKRKQSSKNADYSAFEDFDNFVEQLLKQHKATDQSASRWADGPAVSKTVNQENVASKTTDRATGATRSSRQNRPLDGQPARPPRKQPDLERQRRPTYRRQSTPTSRRDAEADLTVPLEKAYAGGRERVRLEDGRSLEVSMPPGMVTGQRIRLKGQGIEGGNLYLRIEVEPHSYFTLQDGDVYCRLPLTPSEAVLGGTIGMPTLGGTVNMMIPPGVQPRQRLRLTGKGYPIGQGLYGDQIVEIDVVMPTVLDDEEKALYQELRNIERLNPRAGLPF, encoded by the coding sequence ATGCAAAATTTTCGAGACTACTATCAAATTCTGGGGGTGGCCCCAGACGCTAGCGCTGAGGAAATCAAGCGCGCCTATCGGAGACTTGCCCGTCAATATCACCCTGACGTCAATCCTGGTGACAAAGCCGCTGAAGAAAAGTTCAAGCTGCTAGGCGAAGCCTACGGTGTGCTTTACGATGCAGATAAAAGACAGCAGTATGAGCAGTACAGTCAATATTGGAATAAAAAAGGTGCGAAGGGTTGGGGCAGCAAACGCAAACAGTCTAGTAAGAATGCTGACTACAGTGCCTTTGAGGATTTTGACAACTTTGTTGAACAGCTATTAAAACAGCACAAGGCAACCGATCAGTCGGCTTCGCGTTGGGCTGATGGCCCAGCAGTTTCAAAGACAGTTAATCAGGAAAATGTTGCTTCAAAAACGACTGATCGCGCTACAGGTGCAACTCGTTCTTCTAGGCAGAATCGGCCGCTAGACGGACAGCCAGCTAGGCCACCTAGAAAACAGCCAGATCTAGAGCGTCAGCGGCGTCCTACTTATCGCAGACAATCTACTCCTACTTCGAGACGGGATGCAGAGGCAGATCTAACGGTGCCTCTTGAGAAGGCATATGCAGGCGGACGTGAACGAGTGCGGTTAGAAGATGGGCGATCGCTCGAAGTGAGTATGCCACCAGGAATGGTGACTGGGCAGCGTATCCGGCTCAAAGGTCAGGGGATTGAGGGTGGCAATCTATATCTACGTATCGAAGTAGAGCCCCATAGCTATTTCACCTTGCAAGACGGTGATGTCTACTGTCGTTTGCCACTTACGCCAAGTGAAGCAGTGTTAGGAGGCACCATTGGAATGCCGACTTTGGGTGGAACCGTCAATATGATGATTCCGCCAGGTGTGCAGCCCAGACAACGGCTGCGACTTACTGGAAAAGGCTATCCCATTGGTCAAGGTCTCTATGGCGATCAAATTGTCGAAATTGACGTTGTGATGCCGACCGTGTTGGATGATGAAGAGAAAGCGCTTTATCAGGAGTTGAGAAACATTGAAAGACTAAATCCACGGGCGGGATTGCCCTTTTAA
- a CDS encoding thioredoxin family protein, with protein MVKTASTMLPLGTPAPSFKLEDVISKKTISLDTFKGKKGLLLMFICQHCPFVKHVEDQLGKIGQDYADKGIGILAISSNSIETHPQDSPENMREQVERASFSFPYAYDATQAVAKSYTAACTPDFFLFDSDFKLAYRGQLDDSRPGNDLPVDGKDLRAALDKIVAGESISETQKPSIGCNIKWAPGQEPAYFGA; from the coding sequence ATGGTCAAAACTGCATCCACTATGTTGCCTTTAGGCACGCCTGCTCCTAGCTTTAAGCTAGAAGATGTCATTTCTAAAAAGACGATCTCCCTAGACACTTTCAAAGGCAAGAAAGGTCTGCTACTGATGTTCATTTGTCAGCATTGTCCTTTTGTCAAGCATGTAGAAGACCAGCTTGGTAAGATTGGCCAAGACTATGCAGATAAAGGTATTGGCATTCTAGCGATTAGTTCCAACAGCATTGAAACCCATCCTCAGGACAGTCCTGAGAACATGCGCGAACAGGTAGAGCGTGCTAGTTTTAGCTTCCCCTATGCCTACGATGCTACTCAAGCGGTCGCCAAGAGCTACACTGCTGCCTGTACACCTGACTTCTTCTTGTTTGATAGTGACTTCAAGCTTGCCTATCGCGGTCAGCTAGATGATAGTCGTCCTGGCAATGACTTGCCTGTCGATGGTAAAGATCTGCGAGCGGCTCTAGACAAAATTGTCGCAGGCGAATCTATATCAGAAACCCAAAAGCCGAGTATTGGCTGCAACATCAAGTGGGCACCTGGTCAGGAACCCGCCTATTTTGGCGCATAG
- a CDS encoding ABC transporter permease — MSPVWRTLLADSLTVFWGDWLDLRVRIPQVAASGLVSPLIYILAFGLGLGSSLDRVSTPTAGENYLEFILPGMVALSSMVISFGGTTFSICGERLFTKTFEEMLLYPIHPLSLHLGKMLAGIVRGLMTASTVILIAVLFTGKVWSFLNPLFFLLVVLNCAVFAGLGVIVGLNVKSLESVGLFNNFLIVPMSFLGGTFFDPTTLPVALKPIVYALPLTYTTIGLRAIAYKPLADFPWYSLPILLGFAILLSFFGARQFANQQD, encoded by the coding sequence ATTAGTCCTGTTTGGAGGACGCTGCTTGCTGATTCGCTAACCGTATTCTGGGGAGATTGGTTGGATCTAAGAGTGAGAATTCCTCAGGTTGCGGCGTCTGGATTGGTTTCACCGTTGATCTATATTCTGGCGTTTGGTCTAGGATTGGGCAGCTCTTTAGACAGGGTTAGTACGCCGACAGCAGGAGAGAACTATTTGGAGTTCATTTTGCCAGGAATGGTAGCGCTCTCTTCAATGGTGATCAGCTTTGGTGGAACAACATTCTCTATTTGTGGCGAGCGCCTATTTACCAAAACGTTTGAAGAGATGCTGCTGTATCCAATTCATCCTCTGTCGCTGCATCTCGGCAAGATGCTAGCAGGAATTGTACGGGGCTTAATGACGGCTTCAACAGTGATCTTGATAGCTGTTCTCTTTACAGGCAAAGTGTGGAGCTTTCTAAATCCACTCTTTTTTCTATTGGTCGTCTTGAACTGTGCGGTGTTTGCCGGGCTAGGTGTCATTGTGGGCCTAAACGTGAAGTCGCTAGAGAGCGTAGGCTTGTTCAATAACTTCTTGATCGTACCGATGTCATTTTTGGGTGGTACGTTTTTTGATCCGACAACGCTGCCTGTAGCGCTTAAGCCGATTGTGTATGCGCTGCCGCTAACGTATACGACAATTGGACTGCGGGCGATCGCATACAAGCCGCTAGCCGATTTCCCATGGTATAGCCTGCCGATTCTGCTAGGATTCGCCATCCTACTTTCATTCTTCGGCGCTCGTCAATTTGCCAATCAACAGGACTAG
- a CDS encoding 4a-hydroxytetrahydrobiopterin dehydratase: MTTTLSSQTCVPCKGSDPPLSPEEIEEMRTLIANWQIVDKDSIPKLSRSYKFSNFKRALAFTQKVGEAAEQAGHHPMLITEWGRVSVFWWTHTINGLHQNDFIMAAKTDVAYETEA; the protein is encoded by the coding sequence ATGACAACGACACTGAGTAGCCAGACTTGCGTTCCTTGCAAAGGCAGCGATCCACCACTGTCGCCGGAGGAAATTGAGGAGATGAGGACTTTGATTGCCAATTGGCAGATCGTCGATAAAGACAGCATACCCAAGCTATCTCGATCCTACAAATTTTCTAATTTTAAGCGTGCTCTAGCCTTCACCCAAAAAGTAGGTGAGGCGGCTGAGCAAGCAGGCCATCATCCCATGCTGATTACTGAATGGGGGAGGGTGAGCGTATTCTGGTGGACCCATACGATTAATGGGCTGCATCAAAATGACTTTATTATGGCGGCTAAGACAGACGTAGCTTATGAAACAGAAGCCTGA
- a CDS encoding cache domain-containing protein: MQQTARSTPEASTLKTSAKLKQQLRRNSFGIRLFSMIMGGAVLSIASVAFLFAETVKFQAEEQIQKVLEGKVGTVHEITDRAENLAYSLGVSVSTLHVRRAETPETYQELVRQLFESQPSYVLGMGFGQKEGGILPSKEWFYPYYQIDSGVNEVSSSGEEGEAPPTSVEQTTAQASTLRYTDRAEQPYFYPNTEAYRNYFLPQKSLWTAPYQSDRGMLLTYYSQIFDNQGEWLGTAVVDIDEAYLQTVLNEPVFRQGGKLFLLSEDGRVVANPSAPEQVIDQTYADVSGLTEVWPQIRRESSSGLIEGRGGYWSYLQIPEQSWVVLAYVPYHVVFGRIAAIALGAMLLAGLLMSGITVLAVRYLNRRLRPVIDECQRLYTAGETVTEKLAGKDELTQLSISFFNLIEQLKLSRTRVELEAARTAEVEAQLSQIKRAAADSQRQRPLGRKSIDILPLVDDMQAALASSSNSPATSLQQELAWLYEIVSMLASDGWLINVIEDHRGDLLPAAERSELSQISDRLEHTFLQILSALDRFSRLLSAFGETYDHVIAVEQEMRVAKRDVSSQAEVVGQLQQWAKAHETLLHELTPAESGQSLAVANSQLSTSSKNIDLVIPAITAFHQTTQQLSQDLRSLFTATENISRKSKQYQRLNTTAQVLIANASTLSISASRQKNSEIFEDILSQFRSQSIDLETLSNQLEETYSQQQQNVAQVEKLSADLQSGMDAVEQVATTLDSFADSLTASQLRQNSPSNVEAMRHSHSSSPSDKQAQHLDRQLRMLHRRLEKLASLITTTYQHVDTALVETSQISQIRTEVPLALLPQREARSESIDK; the protein is encoded by the coding sequence ATGCAGCAAACTGCGCGCTCTACTCCGGAGGCCTCAACTTTAAAGACATCAGCAAAACTCAAACAGCAGCTTCGCCGTAATTCTTTCGGTATTCGGCTGTTTTCCATGATCATGGGGGGCGCTGTATTAAGTATTGCTAGCGTGGCTTTCCTGTTTGCTGAAACGGTGAAGTTCCAAGCGGAAGAGCAAATTCAGAAGGTGCTAGAAGGCAAGGTCGGCACAGTTCATGAGATTACTGATCGCGCTGAGAATCTAGCCTACAGTCTAGGTGTGAGCGTTTCTACTCTACATGTGCGTAGGGCCGAGACTCCTGAGACCTATCAAGAGCTGGTGCGACAGCTATTTGAGAGCCAGCCAAGCTACGTTCTGGGAATGGGATTTGGACAGAAAGAAGGTGGCATTCTGCCTAGCAAAGAGTGGTTCTATCCCTACTACCAAATCGACTCTGGGGTTAACGAAGTCAGTTCTTCAGGTGAAGAGGGTGAGGCTCCCCCTACCTCTGTCGAGCAGACGACAGCGCAAGCTAGCACGCTCCGCTATACAGATCGCGCCGAGCAGCCCTACTTTTATCCAAACACCGAGGCTTATCGCAACTACTTTTTGCCTCAAAAGAGTCTATGGACAGCGCCTTACCAGAGCGATCGCGGGATGCTGCTAACCTACTACTCGCAAATTTTCGACAACCAGGGCGAATGGTTAGGAACAGCGGTAGTGGATATCGATGAAGCCTACCTGCAAACGGTCTTGAATGAGCCTGTTTTCAGACAAGGTGGAAAGCTGTTCTTGCTATCAGAAGATGGACGTGTCGTCGCCAATCCGTCGGCCCCAGAGCAGGTGATTGATCAAACCTATGCTGATGTCTCAGGGCTGACTGAAGTTTGGCCACAGATCAGGAGGGAAAGCAGCAGTGGGTTGATAGAGGGTAGAGGTGGCTACTGGTCCTATTTACAAATTCCAGAACAGTCATGGGTCGTTTTGGCCTACGTACCCTATCACGTAGTGTTTGGTCGGATTGCGGCGATTGCGCTCGGTGCAATGCTCTTGGCTGGGCTCTTAATGTCAGGCATAACGGTGCTAGCAGTGCGCTATCTTAACCGTCGCCTGCGGCCGGTAATTGATGAATGTCAGCGGCTTTACACAGCAGGTGAGACCGTCACTGAGAAGCTGGCAGGGAAAGATGAGCTGACACAGCTATCTATCTCTTTTTTCAACTTAATAGAACAGCTAAAATTAAGCCGGACGCGGGTAGAGCTAGAAGCAGCCAGGACCGCAGAAGTCGAAGCCCAGCTTAGTCAGATCAAAAGAGCCGCTGCTGATTCGCAGCGTCAGCGCCCCCTTGGTCGTAAGTCAATAGATATCCTGCCGCTAGTCGATGATATGCAAGCCGCGTTAGCTAGTTCATCGAATTCTCCTGCTACTTCACTACAGCAGGAGCTAGCTTGGCTCTACGAAATCGTCTCGATGCTGGCCTCAGACGGCTGGCTAATTAATGTGATCGAAGACCATAGAGGGGATCTGCTGCCTGCGGCTGAACGCTCTGAACTAAGTCAGATCAGCGATCGCCTAGAGCATACTTTCTTGCAAATCCTTTCCGCGCTTGATCGGTTCTCTCGTCTGCTGTCTGCCTTTGGGGAAACGTACGATCATGTAATCGCGGTCGAGCAGGAAATGCGTGTTGCGAAGCGAGATGTTTCGAGTCAGGCAGAAGTGGTCGGGCAGCTTCAGCAATGGGCCAAAGCACATGAAACCTTATTGCATGAACTGACGCCCGCTGAATCTGGCCAAAGCCTAGCCGTTGCCAACTCACAGTTATCAACGTCTTCGAAGAATATAGATCTAGTCATTCCTGCAATCACGGCTTTTCATCAGACTACACAGCAGTTGAGTCAGGACTTGCGATCGCTCTTCACCGCCACTGAGAACATCAGTCGCAAGAGCAAACAATATCAACGACTGAATACCACCGCGCAAGTTTTGATTGCGAATGCCTCTACGCTATCTATCTCAGCATCTAGACAGAAGAATTCAGAAATCTTCGAGGACATTCTGTCGCAATTTCGAAGTCAAAGCATCGACTTAGAGACTTTATCAAACCAGCTAGAAGAAACCTATAGTCAGCAACAGCAGAACGTCGCTCAAGTAGAAAAACTATCAGCAGATCTACAATCAGGAATGGACGCTGTCGAACAAGTCGCCACAACGCTAGACAGTTTTGCCGACTCACTAACAGCTTCTCAGTTGCGGCAAAACTCACCGTCAAATGTTGAGGCTATGCGTCACTCACACTCAAGTAGCCCTTCAGATAAGCAAGCTCAGCACCTAGATCGACAGCTTAGAATGTTGCATAGGCGTTTAGAAAAACTAGCGTCGCTGATCACGACGACCTACCAGCACGTTGACACTGCCTTAGTGGAAACTAGCCAAATTAGTCAAATTAGGACTGAAGTTCCTTTAGCGCTCCTACCTCAGCGTGAAGCAAGAAGCGAATCAATAGACAAGTAG
- the era gene encoding GTPase Era has translation MSGGLIPTAAPEFRSGFVSIVGRPNVGKSTLMNYLVGQKIAITSPVAQTTRNRLQGILTTPQAQIIFVDTPGIHKPHHELGKVLVQNARVAIGSVDVVLFVVEATSAAGKGDLFVSNLIAQTKGPVVLGINKVDQLPESGRKAAEIKHSYEALAAEHGWSVVKFSALTGEGIENLQTELVAKLEPGPYYYPPDLVTDQPERFIMGELIREQILLHTREEVPHSVAIAIEKVEEDKNITRILATVNVERKSQKGILIGKGGLMMKAISTAAREQMQKLVAGKVYLEIFVRVQERWRQSRTRLSEFGYKVEK, from the coding sequence ATCAGTGGCGGTTTGATTCCCACTGCCGCACCTGAGTTTCGATCGGGTTTTGTTAGCATCGTTGGTCGCCCCAACGTGGGCAAATCAACCTTAATGAACTATCTGGTTGGTCAAAAAATTGCAATCACCTCGCCGGTCGCCCAGACAACTCGCAACCGACTTCAAGGAATCTTGACCACCCCTCAAGCCCAAATCATTTTTGTAGACACCCCCGGTATTCATAAGCCACATCACGAACTGGGTAAAGTGCTGGTACAAAATGCGCGGGTAGCAATTGGTTCGGTAGACGTTGTCCTTTTTGTTGTTGAAGCCACCTCAGCGGCGGGTAAAGGCGACCTCTTTGTTTCTAATCTGATAGCCCAAACCAAAGGGCCGGTTGTTCTAGGGATTAACAAAGTTGACCAACTGCCTGAAAGTGGACGAAAAGCGGCTGAGATCAAGCATAGCTATGAGGCTTTGGCCGCTGAGCACGGCTGGTCTGTGGTGAAGTTTTCAGCGCTAACTGGCGAAGGCATAGAAAATCTGCAGACGGAGTTAGTGGCAAAATTAGAACCCGGGCCGTACTACTATCCGCCGGACCTAGTAACGGATCAGCCAGAGCGATTCATTATGGGTGAGCTGATTCGCGAGCAGATATTACTGCATACGAGAGAAGAAGTGCCACATAGCGTAGCGATCGCCATCGAAAAGGTGGAAGAAGATAAAAACATTACCCGCATTCTCGCCACGGTCAACGTTGAACGCAAATCGCAAAAAGGCATCTTAATCGGCAAAGGTGGCTTGATGATGAAAGCAATCAGTACTGCTGCTCGCGAGCAAATGCAAAAGCTGGTTGCAGGAAAAGTCTATCTAGAAATATTCGTGCGGGTACAAGAACGCTGGCGGCAGTCGCGCACTCGCTTGTCAGAGTTTGGCTATAAAGTCGAAAAGTAG
- a CDS encoding secondary thiamine-phosphate synthase enzyme YjbQ — MVTTLETTHYQHVIRLKTQPKSLGRFTRKVQEVVAASGVKTGLCSIFLRHTSASLVIQENADPDVLLDMETFLSELVPEGSYYRHNDEGPDDMPAHIRTALTHTSEQIPIMNGRLALGTWQGIYVWEHRDYSHTREIVIHITGN, encoded by the coding sequence ATGGTGACCACCTTAGAAACTACCCACTACCAGCACGTCATTCGTCTTAAAACCCAGCCGAAGTCACTTGGCCGCTTCACTCGAAAAGTTCAAGAAGTCGTTGCCGCATCCGGTGTTAAAACCGGACTATGCTCTATATTTTTGCGTCACACGTCCGCCAGCTTAGTGATTCAAGAGAACGCCGATCCAGACGTTTTACTGGATATGGAAACTTTTCTATCGGAGCTAGTACCCGAGGGAAGCTACTACCGTCATAACGATGAAGGACCAGACGATATGCCTGCTCATATCCGTACAGCGCTGACCCATACCTCTGAGCAAATTCCAATTATGAACGGACGCTTGGCTCTAGGCACCTGGCAAGGCATCTACGTATGGGAACATCGTGACTACTCGCACACTAGAGAGATCGTCATTCACATCACCGGCAATTAA
- the ftsH2 gene encoding ATP-dependent zinc metalloprotease FtsH2, with the protein MKFSWRTALLWTMPLLVVGFFLWQGSFSSVDPVDSGRNTASTSMTYGRFLDYLDAGRVTSVDFYEGGQTAIIEAVDPQIDNRVQRWRVDLPGNAPELVERLRASDISLDSHQPRNDGALIGILGNLLFPILLIGGLFFLFRRSNGGAGGPGQAMNFGKSKARFMMEANTGVMFDDVAGIEEAKEELQEVVTFLKKPERFTAIGARIPKGVLLVGPPGTGKTLLAKAIAGEAGTPFFSISGSEFVEMFVGVGASRVRDLFKKAKENAPCIIFIDEIDAVGRSRGAGIGGGNDEREQTLNQLLTEMDGFEGNTGIIVIAATNRADVLDSALLRPGRFDRQVSVDPPDIKGRREVLEVHARDKKVSDDLSLDAIARRTPGFTGADLANLLNEAAILTARRRKEAVTMLEIDDAIDRVIAGMEGTPLTDGKSKRLIAYHEVGHAIIGTLIKDHDPVQKVTLIPRGQAQGLTWFTPSEDQMLISRGQLKARICGALGGRAAEEVIFGDAEITTGAGNDLQQVTNMARQMVTKFGMSEDLGQLALESEQGEVFLGGSWGGRSEYSEEIAARIDAAVREIVQKCYEDTVNIVRENRDVIDRVVDLLIEKESIDGDEFRQIVSEYTTVPDKERFVPQL; encoded by the coding sequence ATGAAATTTTCTTGGAGAACTGCCCTACTGTGGACAATGCCCCTCTTAGTCGTTGGATTTTTCCTATGGCAGGGCTCTTTCAGTAGCGTAGATCCCGTCGATTCAGGTCGAAACACTGCTAGCACTAGCATGACCTATGGACGCTTTTTAGATTACTTAGACGCGGGTCGGGTAACTTCCGTCGATTTTTATGAAGGCGGCCAGACCGCTATTATTGAGGCCGTTGATCCTCAGATCGATAATCGAGTTCAGCGTTGGCGAGTGGACTTACCTGGTAACGCGCCTGAGCTAGTTGAGCGTCTGCGGGCATCTGATATCAGCTTGGATTCTCACCAGCCTCGTAATGATGGCGCTTTAATTGGGATTCTAGGCAATCTGCTTTTCCCTATTTTGCTGATTGGTGGACTGTTCTTCCTATTTCGCCGCTCTAACGGCGGTGCGGGTGGTCCTGGTCAGGCAATGAACTTTGGTAAATCCAAGGCTCGCTTCATGATGGAAGCGAATACTGGCGTCATGTTTGATGATGTGGCGGGTATTGAAGAAGCGAAAGAAGAGCTACAGGAAGTTGTCACTTTCTTAAAAAAGCCAGAGCGATTTACGGCAATTGGTGCGCGGATTCCTAAAGGTGTGCTGCTAGTAGGTCCTCCAGGTACAGGTAAGACTTTGCTGGCGAAGGCGATCGCTGGTGAAGCGGGTACTCCCTTTTTCTCTATCTCCGGTTCAGAATTCGTAGAGATGTTTGTGGGTGTGGGTGCGTCTCGCGTTCGTGACCTGTTCAAGAAAGCCAAAGAAAACGCGCCTTGTATCATCTTTATTGATGAGATTGACGCAGTTGGTCGCTCTCGTGGTGCAGGTATTGGTGGCGGTAACGACGAGCGTGAGCAAACGCTCAACCAGCTGCTGACCGAGATGGACGGCTTTGAAGGCAACACTGGCATTATCGTGATTGCCGCGACTAACCGTGCTGACGTGCTCGACTCGGCGCTATTGCGTCCTGGCCGCTTTGACCGTCAGGTATCGGTGGATCCACCAGATATCAAGGGTCGCCGCGAAGTGCTAGAAGTGCACGCACGTGATAAGAAGGTGTCTGACGACCTTTCTTTGGATGCGATCGCCCGCCGCACCCCTGGATTCACAGGCGCAGATCTCGCCAATCTCCTCAACGAAGCTGCGATTCTTACCGCTCGTCGTCGGAAAGAAGCGGTCACTATGCTAGAAATCGACGATGCGATTGATCGTGTGATCGCTGGCATGGAAGGCACGCCGCTCACCGACGGTAAGAGTAAGCGACTGATTGCTTACCACGAAGTTGGTCACGCCATTATTGGTACCCTAATCAAGGATCACGATCCTGTGCAAAAGGTGACTCTGATTCCTCGCGGTCAGGCACAAGGTCTAACCTGGTTCACGCCTAGTGAGGATCAAATGCTGATTTCTCGCGGTCAGCTCAAAGCTCGCATTTGTGGTGCTTTAGGTGGACGTGCGGCTGAGGAGGTCATCTTTGGAGATGCTGAAATCACAACAGGTGCAGGTAATGATCTGCAGCAGGTGACGAACATGGCCCGTCAAATGGTAACCAAGTTCGGTATGTCAGAAGACCTCGGTCAGCTAGCGCTAGAAAGTGAGCAGGGTGAAGTCTTCCTTGGCGGGAGCTGGGGCGGTCGCTCTGAATACTCTGAAGAAATTGCGGCTAGAATCGATGCTGCGGTGCGTGAGATCGTTCAGAAGTGCTACGAAGATACGGTGAATATCGTTCGCGAGAACCGTGATGTGATTGACCGGGTAGTTGACTTGCTAATTGAGAAAGAATCCATCGATGGTGATGAATTCCGTCAGATCGTCAGTGAGTATACTACCGTGCCTGATAAAGAACGGTTTGTTCCACAGCTGTAG
- the gltX gene encoding glutamate--tRNA ligase yields MSVRVRIAPSPTGNLHIGTARTAVFNWLFARNQGGQFLLRIEDTDLERSKPEYTDNIIEGLKWLGMDWDEGPFYQSQRLEMYRKKVQALLDKGLAYRAYETPEELNAMREAQQARKEAPRYNNQHRNLTPEQISDFEAAGRPAVIRFKIDDEREITWNDLVRGAVSWKGRDLGGDMVIARASSGSDVGQPLYNFVVVVDDADMAITHVIRGEDHVGNTPKQILLYEALGFEVPKFAHTPLILNEQGAKLSKRDGVTSVDDFRKLGFTTEALANYMTLLGWSAPDAQELFTLEEAAKLFSFDRVNKAGAKFDWDKLDWINSQYLHEQSPETLLPMLMPYWEEAGYGFDADAGWLKLLAEMIGPSLTRLKDCVELGRFFATPIMDFSEKAIAQLQTEGVAKIMQATIETLKETSIQEPADAKGVVNQVAKGLGVKKGLVMKSLRAALMGDMQGPDLVESWTILHQQEYDLQRLEAAVAIARG; encoded by the coding sequence ATGTCAGTTCGCGTTCGTATCGCTCCTAGCCCTACCGGTAATCTTCATATAGGTACTGCTCGTACCGCTGTTTTCAACTGGCTGTTCGCTCGCAATCAAGGCGGCCAGTTTTTACTCAGGATTGAAGATACCGACCTGGAGCGCTCGAAGCCGGAGTATACCGACAATATTATTGAAGGGTTGAAATGGCTAGGAATGGACTGGGACGAAGGGCCTTTTTATCAGTCGCAGCGATTAGAGATGTATCGAAAAAAGGTACAGGCGCTTCTAGATAAAGGGCTAGCTTACCGAGCTTATGAAACGCCGGAAGAATTAAACGCGATGCGTGAGGCGCAGCAGGCGCGTAAGGAAGCTCCTCGTTACAACAACCAGCATAGAAATCTAACACCAGAGCAGATATCAGACTTTGAAGCGGCAGGTCGTCCGGCGGTGATTCGTTTCAAAATTGACGATGAGCGTGAGATCACATGGAACGATCTTGTTCGTGGCGCAGTGAGTTGGAAAGGGCGTGACTTAGGCGGTGATATGGTCATTGCTAGAGCATCTTCAGGTTCGGATGTAGGCCAACCTCTGTATAACTTTGTGGTGGTCGTAGACGATGCGGATATGGCAATCACCCATGTCATTCGCGGAGAAGATCATGTAGGAAATACGCCTAAGCAGATTTTGCTATACGAAGCACTCGGCTTTGAAGTACCCAAATTTGCGCATACGCCACTGATCTTGAATGAACAGGGAGCGAAGCTTTCTAAGCGAGATGGTGTGACTTCAGTAGATGATTTTCGCAAGCTGGGATTTACCACTGAGGCACTCGCAAACTACATGACATTGCTAGGCTGGTCTGCGCCCGATGCGCAGGAGCTATTTACTTTAGAAGAAGCCGCAAAGCTATTTAGCTTTGATCGGGTAAATAAAGCAGGCGCAAAATTCGACTGGGACAAGCTCGATTGGATTAATAGTCAGTATCTGCATGAGCAGTCGCCTGAAACCCTGTTGCCGATGCTAATGCCCTATTGGGAAGAAGCTGGTTATGGCTTTGATGCAGACGCAGGCTGGTTGAAGCTGCTAGCAGAAATGATTGGACCTAGTTTGACCCGGTTAAAGGATTGTGTGGAGCTAGGTCGGTTCTTTGCTACGCCAATAATGGACTTTAGTGAGAAGGCGATCGCTCAGCTCCAAACAGAAGGTGTCGCCAAGATTATGCAGGCAACTATAGAGACACTAAAGGAAACATCCATTCAAGAACCTGCCGATGCAAAAGGGGTTGTCAATCAGGTAGCAAAGGGGCTAGGCGTAAAAAAGGGCCTGGTGATGAAATCACTGCGCGCGGCGCTGATGGGCGACATGCAAGGTCCTGATTTAGTAGAGTCTTGGACAATCTTACATCAGCAAGAATACGATTTACAGCGATTAGAAGCGGCTGTAGCCATTGCAAGAGGGTAA